From the genome of Ptychodera flava strain L36383 chromosome 13, AS_Pfla_20210202, whole genome shotgun sequence:
ctcagctactcgatcgcttccaaaaatgacagtcttttattcacttctcgtaaataaccgtcgatgtcggcaactctctcgctgccctgcgtacgatgctgtgtgttagctgtagcacatagcatcgtacgcagggctaggggtcaacatggggtcgcagccatgtttgCCTCataacttatttctgtctgcactcaaaactcaaaaatgtcgcatatgaacctgaaaaatcgatgtaattttgtcaaacttcggcgaaatttcagcctatagacaaaatttcatctaggtaaggtaaatttactgaaatttgatcgacaaataatcctgagcttgaacgtgacagctcgccttctccgggaagtcatgcatccggccagctgcccatatggccgggtgcatgagattgttttcaagcgacggcggcagaccgtacggggctctggatatgaacctaccgccggtgtagctgtaataactgttgcgttgtttttaatcaccacggacgaagtccgcggggacttataggtttggtcatgtccgtgcgtccgttcacgcctagtacccaaccccatacagatgcacgtcgatttgtttcacaatgctatcaaatttggccgtgttagaggactttttagtttacacctccatagactcccatgtataaggcagttctccatagattcgcatgtatgatgccaagaaaaataaaaatttagtttctcatcgtattcatattgcctaaaggatgcagtgacacagtttttttgtccccacggataaagtccagggggcttatagattggctcatatccgtccgtgagtccatcagtgagtccatcggttcacgcagatatctcagacattttgacaaaatatcatgtgaccttggtgacctttgacctcaaatatacattattgtccataactcagtaaccacaagtgctaaacctttcatatttggtatgatgggacaccttatgacgccacatattgtactccattaattatgtgcatatctaattatgagcgagccaatagagcaagaggtctgatttctggtatatagggataagttaacaatataatttgtttgacaaaacttcacgtgacctcaatgacctttgacctcaaatatacatatttgtccacaactcagtaaccacaagtgctacacccttcatattggtatgaaaggacaccttatgacaccatatattgtacctcattattatgtgcatatcttattttgagcgagccaatagagctagaggtctgatttttggtatataggaataacttagcaatacaattattatgacaaaatgtgacgtgacctaaatgacctttgacctcaaatatatatatttgtccacaactcagtaaccacaagtgctacatccttcatatttggtatgataggacaccttatgacaccacatattgtacctcattaattatgcgcatatacaattttgagcgcgccaatagagctagaggtctgatttttggtatataggaataacttagcaatacaattattttgacaaaatgtcacgtgacctcgatgacctttgacctcaaatatatatatttgtccacaactcagtaaccacaagtgctacatccttcatatttggtatgataagacaccttatgacaccacatattgtacctcaataattatgcgcatatctaattctgagcaagccaatagagctggatgtccgatttttggtatatagggataactatagggtagaaatctaaatatgcccatctaaatattagacatctaccatcgagaacaaaagaaatttgctgtaatttgaatatttaaggagtttaagcaattcccgctataaataaagaacccctgcctcaaactccacaaaagttgctagacatattttgccgttgtcatgccattgcttcgtttaataaccagttaatcaaatgcctcattgacaggaggaaattcaagaccatatttgaatagtagtatatattgttctcaaaattactctatcacggcccaagtactcattgccttcagcaatactgccttgttattattattattattattattattattattattattattattattattattatttttattattattattattcttattattattattgttgttgttgttgttgttgttgttgttgttgttgatatgcAATgtcgttttcaaaatattattgcaTATTCCACAAATATGGACTATGTTCATGAGTTGATGACTGGGCATTTTGACATAATTCGGGTGAAGAACACGAAATTCCATGTTGAAGAGACAACTTCTCAATTTCTGTCTTCCGTCTTTCTCAGGAGATGTCTTCTTGAACAGCACTGGTGGCATTTCGCGCAAGTACAGTTTCATCTTGGCCCCAGCCGGCTGGACGTTTAACATATGGACGGTCATATACATTTGGTTGATACTAGCTATTCTCTACACCTGGACAACGCTTTGTCGCAAAAATGAAACCGACTACGTCTATGTTCGTCCAAAGGTGCTGTCTTTCCCCTTCTATATCTGTCTCTCTATCAACTTCGGACTGAACGTCACGTGGCTGTTTCTGTGGGATCGTCAGTACGTCCCATTTTGCGCCCTAGTTAACTCTCTGCTCTGCTTTACGCTGTACATCTGCATCGGAGCTTCGCACGCCAACCTATACCAGTACCTGCCGAGGATGATGTCATCCCAGAAACTTGACGTCTGGTGCATCCGAATCTTGATTCACAACGGTCTTGCGATCTACGCCACCTGGTGCACCATCGCGACTTTAAACAACATCGGCACCACCCTGGTTTACTGGGTTGGCCTTAGCCAGGAGACCGCAGGCATCATATGTCTCTCTGTTCTGGTGTTCGAAGTCGTCCTTTGGGCAATCCTCGAGACCCTGGTCCTGGATCGATGGTTCCGCTACACTCTTATCATCTGGCCTGTCGTAATCTGGTCTCTCGCTGGCATTCTGTACGCAAATTGGGACCTGACAGCGGTCACTTGCATTTATTCATTCGTACTTATAGTATTAGCTGGCTGTATTTTTATCTTTCGCGTCGGCGTGTTCGTCTGGAGAGTGTGCAACTTCCcaataataaaaaaacatcCCCAGCTACTTAAACACGAAATGACAGAACTTGGACACAATTAACATTCATTTTCAAACACGAGATACTGTTGAGTAAAGCTTTCTGAATTTCTCGGAAATCCGACTGATACTGATTTTTGCTTTTGACAACCTTGATTGTTGGCCATAAtttcagaaatgaaataaaaataatcgtTATTTCATACTTATGATCTGCAATTCATGCTAAGGTGatgttaaagggaaacagtcgttcctgtgcgagtttcttggttacaaataatgtatttcgcGCACGATATCTAGGtacacctcatcatcatagctgcaacatttaaaaatatgatgtagattatgacagacatattttaactttcatcaatcaccatcgcaCCTTTGATAAGTGTTCACATTGGTCTTATGGGTGCCATACCACCTTTGAGCTCAGTACCGACGACTGTGTCCCTTTAAGATTCCCATTTGTAATCGTTTACTATATACACTTGGATTGTAAATTTGGAAGATATGTATCTGCTGGTACAGAACTGTAAATCATGAAGATGATCTTTCGTGTAATTGCTGGTCTCGCATTGTTTCGTTAGCAATGTTCTCAAATACATTCTACATACAGGTTGCATTTGATGATCGCTTAGTTgtcaataaaacaaacaaacaaataaacaaactcaATTTAAAAATTCACTAATGTTAACAgtggaccatttgattttgggggTAGGTCTGTAAGATTGACTTGGAAGCTTAGCATTTTTTCTCCCTGCTGCACTTGGAACTATTTTCTTCGACTGCTCCAAATCTGTCAACCTTTTTTATATCCATTTCTTTGCACACGTGAGCGCCTTAAGGTGAATGCGCCTCGTAGGCtgatattcggattctcaaacttttacaattctttcctgacCTACCATTTGtgagagctcattttaaagtggcactcccatttggtaacatttctaaagcacatttttttaatgccaacggccgatatttgacgtggcgactgcgcgcggatcacgagatatcgataaaaacatgtcctcaaaaaggtaaaagtttgaattccggtggcctacctaaattcagcttccgaacatcgaacgttcggcactgggccattgtcaactaagctatggagtacgagtctacgctgatgctgctgtacgccacagtaccactcgcgccggtgatcggtcatgctcccgggggaaagccgagtcttactgactctgagaaaaaacggaaaacaaagtttgattccaccagaattcgcataggtgactagcacagttacgtgctgttgatacatagcggccgccgagtgATATGCATGGACGCATACCATGCGCGCGGcgaactgtgtggcagacgacaaaatgtagtcatcagaggcggctaatatttgacacgtaaaaactgatgtttaagTGGtattaaaaatatagtacaactgatttagaacaatgaaaacgacaaaaactaaggagaagttttacaaaacttacctgaggtaatgacaaaatgctgtatataaagtctttgcagtgggaagtaaattaattgcgtcgttcgaacttattgtagactccctagaatatcgtcaatcagcacaacaacaaaccttcgttAAATTTCGGGGTGTGAAAAATACgatcgggaaatgacatgtttttatcgatatctcgcgatccgcgcgcagtcaccacgtcaaatatcgaccgttggtatttaaaaaatgtgttttaaaaatgtttcaaagtgggagtgcctctttaaagctcatggtgtaagaacaaatttcaccatcttagttttcccaaaatcataaatttcatttttcttcagaGAGTTGACACGGGcggcctttttgaatttcaaatattgtcaaatctggggtaatttgtttctccaccgtgcaaattttgatcttgaaagagtatggttgaaatattcctaggggaaagtttgagcaaaagtttcagtcctTCACATTCTAGGCGCTAGGCGCATAGTCTACACTAATGTTAATATTTCCTGGGGGTTTTGTAGAGATCTGTTATTTAACGAatttgggaaaaaatgtacgGCAGCACATGTGAAAATAGGTAGTAGACGAAGCTGTAAAGTTGCAAACAGAATAGAAACAAGCAAACCTCACTGTTGCATGCATGACATGAGAAACTGTCACATTTTTTTCTGGAAAGCACTTTGGAATGCATTGACTTTCTCAGTAATCAACTAGTCTCAGAGTTGTCATAGtcgacagaaattttcaaggtCCACCTGTAATCGGCATAGCTATCAATTCGTCTCTAGTTTTCCTGTACCTTGAATATCGTCTTGTTATTGCTAGTTCGGCATAAAAGGAAAGGGTCAATGGCATAGCTATCAATTCGCTGTGGGGAAAAACACGCTGTAGCCAGGGAGACATATCCTGAGCAATTTGTCGGAAGGCTATAGAAAGTTAGAATTTAAAACTTGGGGGCCATTCATCAATCACAAGATACGGGCACCGGAAGAAGAATAGGCGCGTCTGTACTGTAATATGTCGTCAATTTTTTCCAGACCTGAAATCCCAACtcctttccttctttcttttcgACTGCTTGTGTAGGATCTTTGACCTGTGTTTAATATCAGTAAAGCAGTGATTAAATCGGGCTtattttgctcaattttctattttacaCTAGTTGAAACTGTAGGCTATTCATTTGAGATGGTAAGATATTACGAACAAGTGAATAAGAGCTATGGCGTTGATAGTGCTGGCAATTTAAAGGGTACAATGGCCACAACTTACACTGCTTCGCCAAGGACACTGATTTTGAGACGATTGAGTTTTTCGTCGAAATCCCCCTTCATTACCTGGGATGCAGATTATGTGATGAAAGAGTTTTCAACCATGCATATGTCATCAGCAGGGATTGGCCAAGAGGTGGTATATTTCCCAGTGTGTAATACATACATTTTATTCATGACTTCGTTTCACggtgaaaaaatatatgcaatGTATCTTCCCCATGATAGAGCGTTTGTATTACTATAAGCAATTGGCGATTATTAGTTAGAGACCGGAAGGTTTTCCAAATCGGTCTACGTACAATATGATTCCTTTTAGAAGAGGGTGACATTAAGAACTGAGAACAAGAACCGGTTTCATCATAACCATAGCTTCTCAACTTTGTACTTTTACACTTCTACAATAAACCAGGAGGACAATGCTCTCTTCTTGTGTCTATTGCACCCTGTTCGAT
Proteins encoded in this window:
- the LOC139147691 gene encoding uncharacterized protein isoform X2, which produces MAGHQWWMIVAIIITTLMLATMLTFNGLAATDTGDVFLNSTGGISRKYSFILAPAGWTFNIWTVIYIWLILAILYTWTTLCRKNETDYVYVRPKVLSFPFYICLSINFGLNVTWLFLWDRQYVPFCALVNSLLCFTLYICIGASHANLYQYLPRMMSSQKLDVWCIRILIHNGLAIYATWCTIATLNNIGTTLVYWVGLSQETAGIICLSVLVFEVVLWAILETLVLDRWFRYTLIIWPVVIWSLAGILYANWDLTAVTCIYSFVLIVLAGCIFIFRVGVFVWRVCNFPIIKKHPQLLKHEMTELGHN